Proteins from a single region of Deltaproteobacteria bacterium HGW-Deltaproteobacteria-4:
- a CDS encoding epimerase, which produces MFQLSGKRIFITGIAGFLGSHIAERCLAEGYRVSGCDNLMGGYLDNVPDGAAFHQIDCNDFASLAALMKDVDIVYHCAATAYEGLSVFSPHLVTRNVVTATSGVVSAAAAGGVKRFVLCSSMARYGTNKVPFAEDMVPAPQDPYGIAKWCAERLLANIAETHGMEWVVAVPHNIIGPRQRYDDPYRNVAAIFINLMLQGRQPYIYGDGNQRRCFSFVSDVVDPLLRMATDNRCVHEIINIGPDDEFVTINELATTIARLLDFDLQPNRIESRPQEVFFANCCADKARRLLDYQPKVKLEEGLAVMIDWIKARGPRPFVHNVELEIDGPLAPKTWSQKIL; this is translated from the coding sequence GTGTTTCAATTGAGCGGTAAACGAATTTTCATTACGGGTATAGCCGGTTTTTTAGGGAGTCATATTGCCGAGAGGTGTCTGGCTGAAGGATACCGGGTTTCGGGATGTGACAATCTGATGGGTGGCTATCTGGACAATGTTCCGGATGGCGCTGCGTTTCATCAAATCGACTGCAATGATTTTGCGTCCCTGGCCGCTTTGATGAAAGACGTCGATATTGTCTACCATTGCGCTGCCACAGCCTATGAAGGCCTCTCCGTATTCAGCCCGCATCTGGTCACCCGGAACGTTGTCACGGCGACCAGTGGCGTTGTTTCCGCAGCCGCGGCCGGAGGGGTGAAGCGCTTCGTTCTCTGTTCCTCCATGGCCAGGTACGGCACCAACAAGGTTCCCTTTGCCGAGGATATGGTACCGGCTCCTCAGGATCCCTACGGCATCGCCAAATGGTGTGCGGAACGTCTGCTGGCCAATATTGCCGAAACCCACGGCATGGAATGGGTGGTGGCGGTTCCTCACAATATCATCGGGCCCCGGCAGCGCTACGACGATCCTTATCGCAATGTCGCCGCGATCTTCATCAACCTGATGTTGCAGGGACGCCAACCTTATATCTACGGGGACGGCAATCAGCGCCGCTGCTTCAGTTTTGTCTCCGATGTGGTCGATCCTCTGCTGCGGATGGCCACCGACAACCGCTGTGTCCATGAGATCATCAATATCGGCCCTGACGATGAGTTTGTGACCATCAACGAACTTGCAACTACCATCGCCCGGCTCCTCGATTTTGATCTGCAGCCGAACCGGATCGAAAGCCGCCCCCAGGAGGTCTTCTTTGCCAACTGCTGCGCCGACAAAGCCCGTCGACTCCTTGATTACCAGCCGAAGGTGAAACTCGAAGAGGGATTGGCCGTGATGATCGACTGGATAAAGGCTCGCGGTCCCCGCCCTTTTGTCCACAATGTTGAGTTGGAAATAGACGGACCCCTCGCACCGAAGACTTGGTCGCAGAAGATCCTGTGA
- a CDS encoding TIGR03905 family protein, giving the protein MRLSYNPIGTCAKQIDIEIEDGLIASADFIGGCAGNTTAVAVLVKGMEVDEAVRRLKGIACQGDTSCPDQLARALEMASAGLIAKGEQK; this is encoded by the coding sequence ATGCGACTCAGTTACAACCCCATCGGCACTTGCGCCAAACAGATCGATATCGAGATTGAGGACGGGCTGATCGCCAGCGCCGACTTCATCGGCGGCTGCGCCGGCAATACCACGGCAGTGGCCGTCCTGGTCAAGGGGATGGAGGTCGACGAGGCGGTGCGCCGCCTCAAGGGGATCGCCTGTCAGGGCGACACCTCGTGCCCGGATCAGTTGGCACGGGCGCTGGAGATGGCGAGTGCTGGATTAATAGCCAAAGGAGAACAGAAATGA
- a CDS encoding GxxExxY protein: protein MLHEELTNRVICAYYNVYNMLGYGFLEKVYENALALELRKSDLQVGQQEGVKVFYRGEQVGDYYADMVVNGLVILELKAADSLRCEHFAQLTNYLKATEKEVGLLLNFGKKPEFKRILLTNDKKRFTRI from the coding sequence ATGCTGCATGAAGAGTTAACCAACAGAGTTATTTGTGCTTATTACAATGTTTACAACATGCTCGGCTATGGTTTTTTGGAAAAGGTCTACGAGAACGCCCTTGCACTGGAATTGCGAAAGAGCGACCTGCAGGTTGGGCAGCAAGAGGGCGTCAAGGTCTTTTATCGGGGGGAACAGGTTGGTGATTATTATGCCGACATGGTCGTCAATGGTTTGGTCATTTTGGAATTGAAAGCTGCTGACTCATTAAGGTGTGAGCACTTTGCGCAATTGACCAATTATTTGAAGGCGACTGAGAAAGAAGTCGGGTTGCTGCTGAATTTTGGGAAAAAACCGGAATTTAAGAGAATCCTTTTGACGAATGACAAAAAGCGTTTCACACGGATTTAA
- a CDS encoding phospholipase: MTCFLLLILTASATAGIVEPVPVPEVILVAPVDPLIAPSGQLIEEKRRLDKKQSLRPLALVAHKPNYLIGSYYFSAPQTAPFEAQFPEEDISISPVELKFQFSLKTLLISDLIGKTGDLWVGYTNRSFWQAFNAQRSSPFRETNHEPEAWFDFATDRQLGSLHFKGANLGLMHQSNGQWGEVSRSWNRIYGLFIFQQGDLYFALKPWWRLPESRSDDDNPDIEKYLGNFEFYALKNWRNQSLGIMLRNNLRFAANNRGAVQLDYNFPIHNQLRGYLQYFSGYGESLIDYDHRINTLGIGVMLSNWL; the protein is encoded by the coding sequence GTGACCTGCTTCTTGCTACTGATTCTGACTGCGTCGGCGACGGCTGGAATTGTCGAACCCGTCCCGGTGCCGGAGGTGATCCTCGTTGCCCCGGTCGATCCGCTCATCGCCCCGTCCGGCCAGCTCATCGAAGAGAAGCGGCGGCTCGACAAGAAGCAGTCGCTGCGCCCGCTGGCGCTGGTTGCGCACAAGCCGAATTACCTGATTGGCAGCTACTACTTCTCCGCACCGCAAACCGCCCCTTTTGAAGCCCAGTTCCCTGAAGAGGATATCAGTATCAGCCCGGTGGAACTCAAGTTCCAGTTCAGTCTCAAGACCCTGCTGATTTCCGATTTGATCGGCAAAACCGGCGATCTCTGGGTCGGCTACACCAATCGCAGCTTCTGGCAGGCTTTCAACGCCCAACGCTCCTCCCCTTTTCGGGAAACCAACCATGAACCCGAGGCCTGGTTCGATTTTGCCACCGACCGCCAGCTCGGCTCCCTCCACTTCAAGGGGGCCAATCTCGGTCTGATGCACCAGTCCAACGGCCAGTGGGGGGAAGTCTCCCGCAGCTGGAACCGGATCTATGGTCTCTTCATATTCCAGCAGGGGGATCTTTACTTTGCGCTTAAACCCTGGTGGCGTCTCCCCGAGTCGCGCAGCGATGATGACAATCCCGATATCGAGAAATATCTTGGCAACTTTGAATTCTATGCCCTCAAGAACTGGCGCAATCAGAGTCTCGGCATCATGCTCCGCAACAACCTGCGCTTCGCCGCCAACAATCGCGGCGCGGTGCAGCTCGATTATAACTTTCCGATCCATAACCAGCTGCGCGGCTACCTGCAATACTTCTCCGGCTACGGCGAGAGTCTCATCGACTACGACCACCGCATCAACACCCTCGGAATCGGGGTGATGTTGTCGAACTGGCTGTAA
- a CDS encoding cytoplasmic protein, which translates to MDRREFIRSSLQLAIAAAAIGGTPWLDLTALASPAPLTPPLAVRKGKDIPTTVRAAVTALGGMSAFVKAGEVVVVKPNIGWDRTVELAANTHPLVVRTVVELCLEAGAKKVLVFDRTCNDPRRCYVQSGIAGAVEGLKSPKVSMEQIDRRAFIDVDIKGGIDQQRWSFYQPALDADRFINLPIAKHHSISTVTVGMKNIMGVIGGNRGTMHRNIAEALADINTVIRSDLTIVDATRILVANGPQGGQLKDVKILDTIIASPDIVAADAYSATLFGLQPRDISFIVAGAKRGLGTLDLQKVRMV; encoded by the coding sequence ATGGATCGTCGTGAATTTATCCGTTCCAGCCTGCAACTGGCCATCGCCGCGGCCGCTATCGGCGGCACGCCCTGGCTCGACCTGACCGCCCTGGCGTCCCCCGCGCCCCTGACCCCGCCCCTGGCAGTGCGCAAGGGGAAGGATATCCCCACCACCGTCCGTGCTGCCGTTACCGCCCTCGGCGGCATGAGTGCCTTTGTCAAGGCCGGTGAAGTGGTGGTGGTCAAGCCGAATATCGGCTGGGACCGTACCGTCGAACTCGCCGCCAATACCCACCCCCTGGTTGTCCGCACCGTTGTTGAACTCTGCCTCGAAGCCGGCGCCAAAAAGGTTCTGGTCTTTGACCGCACCTGCAACGATCCGCGCCGCTGTTATGTGCAGAGCGGCATTGCCGGCGCTGTCGAGGGTCTCAAATCGCCAAAAGTCAGCATGGAACAGATCGACCGCCGCGCCTTTATCGATGTCGATATCAAGGGAGGCATCGATCAGCAGCGCTGGTCCTTTTACCAACCCGCTCTGGACGCCGACCGCTTCATCAATCTGCCGATCGCCAAACATCACAGCATCTCCACCGTCACCGTCGGCATGAAGAACATCATGGGGGTGATCGGCGGCAATCGCGGCACCATGCACCGCAACATCGCCGAAGCCCTTGCCGACATCAACACCGTTATCCGCTCCGATCTCACCATCGTCGACGCCACCCGTATCCTGGTCGCCAACGGCCCGCAGGGCGGGCAACTGAAGGATGTCAAGATCCTCGACACCATCATCGCCTCACCCGATATCGTTGCCGCCGATGCCTACAGCGCCACCCTCTTCGGCCTGCAGCCGCGCGATATCTCCTTTATCGTCGCCGGCGCCAAACGCGGCCTCGGCACCCTCGATCTGCAGAAAGTCCGAATGGTGTGA
- a CDS encoding DUF3467 domain-containing protein codes for MEKKEQKLEIQIDEATAQGIYANLGIINHTDSEFTIDFVYLQPQTPQGKVRARIITSPRHAKRLLLALEENVRRFEANFGAIEPGPAGNEGAIIQ; via the coding sequence ATGGAAAAGAAAGAACAGAAACTCGAAATCCAGATCGATGAAGCAACTGCCCAGGGGATCTATGCCAATCTCGGGATCATTAATCATACCGACAGCGAGTTCACCATCGATTTTGTATATCTGCAACCGCAAACACCGCAGGGGAAAGTCCGGGCGCGCATCATCACCTCCCCCCGCCATGCCAAACGTCTTCTCCTCGCCCTGGAAGAGAATGTCCGCCGCTTTGAAGCCAACTTCGGTGCTATCGAGCCCGGCCCGGCCGGTAACGAGGGGGCCATTATCCAGTAA
- a CDS encoding acylpyruvase, with product MRQVRIIGKEAFLPLGKIVCVARNYAEHIRELGNEVPDRPVFFMKPASSVISAGGSIVIPPYSQDCQHEVELAVLIGCTIKGIAATEALSAVAGYGVALDLTLRDVQNELKSKGLPWEVAKAFDTACPLSDFVAGDTVHDPQNLAISLRVNGQVRQDASTALMLRSIPELIAAISAIFTLEPGDVILTGTPAGVSRLHSGDKVTATIAEVGSLSVTVA from the coding sequence ATGCGGCAAGTGCGGATTATCGGAAAAGAGGCATTTCTTCCCTTGGGGAAGATCGTCTGTGTTGCGCGAAATTACGCCGAACATATTCGGGAACTCGGCAATGAAGTCCCGGATCGTCCGGTCTTCTTCATGAAACCGGCGAGCAGCGTCATCAGCGCCGGGGGTAGCATCGTCATCCCGCCGTATTCACAGGACTGTCAGCACGAAGTCGAGCTCGCCGTTCTCATCGGCTGCACCATCAAGGGGATTGCCGCCACCGAAGCGCTGAGTGCCGTGGCCGGCTACGGTGTTGCCCTCGATCTGACTCTGCGCGATGTCCAGAACGAATTGAAGAGCAAGGGCCTCCCCTGGGAGGTTGCCAAGGCTTTCGACACCGCCTGTCCCCTCTCCGACTTTGTTGCCGGCGATACGGTGCACGACCCTCAGAACCTCGCCATCTCCCTGCGGGTCAATGGTCAAGTGCGGCAGGACGCTTCAACGGCGCTGATGCTCCGTTCCATCCCCGAGTTGATCGCAGCAATCTCCGCCATCTTTACCTTGGAGCCCGGTGATGTCATCCTCACCGGCACCCCGGCCGGGGTCAGTCGTCTGCACTCCGGGGATAAGGTGACCGCCACCATCGCTGAGGTCGGCAGTCTCAGCGTTACCGTCGCCTGA
- a CDS encoding general secretion pathway protein GspE, with product MAITLLDMLLNAKMVTPAQIDDALQNRVFFGGKIGTSLVELGFLREEDLARFLGRKLMVPYISPEALLNIPAETIACIPKEMALKYRVIPLEMKQKRLSLVMSDPADLAAVDEISFITGFVIKPMIAPEFRLLQALNLYYGLHISTRFQRIIDRLQSEAVAASWVEPMAAAAPAVTAPPAVIAAASGSAEGVIDLVDLDEEVLRPIDAAAAGLIPAADSEPVEGAWVEKLQHYAIDEISRRLAYVEDREEIAAVVLEALALEFHCAALFIVRGDNASGWRAFRNGVEISDFEMTHIPFARPSVLKTVTEGKSYYLGPLTANPLNQRLLAALCGQAPASVLVMPVVVLGRVVDILYVEGGEGDLADRLPEVQRLLNKAALAFEILICRDKILLG from the coding sequence ATGGCGATTACACTGCTCGACATGTTGCTGAATGCCAAAATGGTTACGCCGGCGCAGATCGACGATGCGCTGCAAAATCGCGTCTTCTTTGGCGGCAAGATCGGAACAAGTCTGGTCGAACTCGGTTTTTTGCGTGAAGAGGATCTCGCCCGGTTCCTCGGCCGCAAGCTGATGGTTCCTTATATCTCTCCCGAAGCCCTCCTCAACATTCCGGCCGAGACGATCGCTTGCATCCCCAAAGAGATGGCTCTTAAATATCGGGTTATTCCTCTGGAGATGAAGCAGAAGCGTTTGTCGCTGGTCATGTCCGATCCGGCGGATCTGGCGGCTGTCGACGAAATCAGTTTTATCACCGGTTTTGTCATCAAGCCGATGATCGCCCCGGAATTCCGTCTGCTGCAAGCGCTCAATCTTTATTATGGACTGCATATCAGCACCCGCTTTCAGCGGATTATCGACCGCTTGCAGAGCGAAGCCGTGGCGGCGAGCTGGGTGGAGCCCATGGCGGCTGCGGCGCCGGCGGTCACTGCACCTCCCGCTGTCATTGCGGCGGCAAGTGGTTCTGCTGAGGGCGTGATCGATCTTGTCGATCTTGATGAAGAAGTGTTGCGCCCCATTGACGCTGCGGCAGCGGGGCTCATCCCGGCTGCCGACAGTGAGCCGGTCGAGGGTGCCTGGGTCGAAAAATTGCAGCATTATGCGATTGACGAAATTTCCCGGCGTCTTGCTTATGTCGAAGACCGTGAAGAGATTGCCGCTGTTGTCCTGGAAGCATTAGCCTTGGAGTTCCATTGTGCGGCGCTCTTTATTGTTCGTGGCGATAATGCCTCCGGGTGGCGGGCATTCCGGAACGGTGTCGAAATCTCCGACTTTGAGATGACACATATCCCTTTTGCCCGGCCTTCGGTGCTAAAGACGGTGACGGAAGGGAAGAGTTATTACCTCGGACCATTGACAGCCAACCCCCTCAATCAACGTCTGCTTGCCGCTCTTTGCGGGCAAGCCCCGGCATCGGTGCTGGTCATGCCGGTGGTCGTCCTTGGCCGGGTCGTCGATATTCTTTATGTCGAAGGAGGGGAAGGCGATCTTGCTGACAGGCTGCCGGAGGTGCAGCGGCTTTTGAACAAAGCCGCCCTTGCGTTCGAGATTCTGATCTGTCGGGACAAGATTCTTTTGGGGTAG
- a CDS encoding fluoride efflux transporter CrcB yields MNKAAMIALFCAGGGLTRYYLSGWVYSLLGRAFPYGTLVVNVIGAYLIGLIMELALRSTALSDTVRLGLTVGLLGGLTTFSTFSYETFKLLEDGQFLLAAVNVLASVFICLLCTWLGIVTIRALS; encoded by the coding sequence ATGAACAAAGCCGCGATGATCGCCCTCTTCTGTGCCGGCGGGGGGCTGACGCGCTACTATCTTTCGGGCTGGGTTTATTCTCTGCTCGGCCGCGCCTTTCCCTACGGCACTCTCGTCGTCAACGTTATCGGCGCCTACCTGATCGGCCTGATCATGGAGTTGGCGCTGCGCAGCACCGCGCTCTCTGATACCGTGCGACTGGGGCTGACCGTCGGCCTGCTGGGAGGGCTGACAACCTTCTCTACTTTCAGTTACGAAACCTTCAAACTTTTAGAGGACGGACAGTTCCTCCTCGCCGCTGTCAATGTTCTGGCGAGCGTCTTCATCTGCCTCCTCTGCACCTGGCTGGGGATTGTGACGATCCGTGCCCTTTCTTAG
- a CDS encoding HNH endonuclease, translating into MTTFRPRNKRPQPAKSQAEIDATVRRMRAEAESSSNYRERSLKLHGWICAKCAREVDLATLHLLTVHHKDGNHNNNPADGSNWENLCIFCHDDEHSRSLLGDYLHGKS; encoded by the coding sequence ATGACCACTTTCCGTCCCCGCAACAAGCGGCCGCAGCCGGCCAAGAGTCAGGCTGAAATTGACGCCACGGTCCGGCGCATGCGCGCCGAAGCGGAGTCATCAAGCAACTACCGCGAACGCTCTCTCAAGCTGCATGGCTGGATCTGCGCCAAATGTGCCCGCGAGGTCGATCTCGCCACCTTGCACCTGTTGACCGTCCACCACAAAGACGGCAATCACAACAATAATCCTGCTGACGGCAGTAACTGGGAGAACCTCTGCATCTTTTGCCACGATGACGAACACAGCCGCTCGCTCCTTGGCGACTATCTGCATGGAAAATCGTGA
- a CDS encoding ZIP family metal transporter: MLSTFAELPTLLQALFAGLFTWLLTAAGAACVFFFRTVNRKLLDGMLGFAAGVMIAASYWSLLAPAIEMTRAAGGIPWLPPAIGFLAGGAFLWSIDKLIPHLHLGFPLSEAEGPKTHWQRSVLLVLAITMHNIPEGLAIGVAIGAIAAGLPDHNLAAALALTIGIGIQNFPEGLAVAAPLRREGMSRLKSFWYGQLSGVVEPAAAVIGAAAVLTMRPLLPYALSFAAGAMIYVVVEELIPESQLGKNTDLATVGTLLGFTVMMILDVSLG, translated from the coding sequence ATGCTTAGTACTTTTGCCGAACTTCCTACGCTCCTGCAAGCCCTTTTTGCCGGCCTCTTTACCTGGCTGCTGACCGCAGCCGGGGCGGCTTGCGTCTTCTTCTTTCGTACCGTCAACCGCAAACTCCTCGACGGCATGCTCGGCTTTGCCGCCGGGGTGATGATCGCTGCTTCCTATTGGTCGCTGTTGGCACCGGCGATCGAGATGACCCGCGCGGCCGGCGGCATCCCCTGGCTCCCCCCCGCCATCGGCTTTTTGGCCGGCGGCGCTTTCCTCTGGAGCATCGACAAGCTCATCCCCCATCTCCACCTCGGCTTCCCTCTCAGCGAAGCCGAAGGGCCGAAGACCCACTGGCAGCGCAGCGTCCTCCTCGTTCTCGCCATTACCATGCACAACATTCCAGAAGGACTGGCCATCGGAGTTGCCATCGGCGCCATCGCCGCCGGTCTCCCTGACCACAATCTTGCCGCCGCCCTGGCGTTAACGATCGGCATCGGCATCCAGAACTTCCCGGAAGGACTTGCAGTCGCCGCGCCGCTGCGGCGGGAGGGGATGAGTCGACTCAAAAGTTTCTGGTACGGGCAACTCTCCGGTGTGGTCGAACCGGCGGCAGCCGTCATCGGTGCTGCGGCGGTGCTGACGATGCGCCCCCTCCTCCCTTATGCCCTTTCCTTTGCCGCGGGAGCGATGATCTACGTGGTCGTTGAAGAACTCATTCCGGAATCGCAATTAGGAAAGAATACCGATCTGGCGACCGTCGGCACCCTGCTCGGCTTTACGGTGATGATGATTCTGGATGTCTCTTTAGGGTGA
- a CDS encoding cobalt ABC transporter ATP-binding protein, with amino-acid sequence MSHHIVAVQDLHYTYADGTPAVQGISFRIEHGESVAIVGANGAGKSTLLRHLNGYLTPQHGTVQIGDFALSKELLPQVRRTVGMLFQDPDDQLFMPTVRDDVAFGPLNLGLSPDQIEDRVTAALRRVGAEHLADRPPYRLSGGEKRTVAIATVLSMQPQILVMDEPSTGLDPAARRRLIELLASFHHTRIIATHDLDLVLDLCTRTIVIHQGKVMADRPTLEIFDDAELLRRSHLEAPLRLQSCPVCAQRLPPRHDPEAHHHNHLVEPHSHA; translated from the coding sequence ATGAGTCACCATATCGTCGCCGTTCAAGACCTGCATTATACTTACGCCGACGGCACCCCGGCGGTGCAGGGAATCTCTTTCCGAATCGAACATGGCGAATCTGTCGCCATTGTCGGCGCCAATGGTGCCGGGAAGTCGACCCTCCTTCGCCATCTCAACGGTTACCTCACTCCGCAACACGGCACTGTACAGATCGGCGATTTCGCCCTGAGCAAAGAGCTCCTCCCACAGGTACGGCGCACCGTCGGCATGCTCTTTCAGGATCCGGACGATCAGCTCTTCATGCCGACCGTACGGGACGATGTCGCTTTTGGCCCCCTGAATCTCGGCCTGTCTCCTGACCAGATCGAAGATCGTGTCACTGCCGCCCTCCGGCGCGTCGGCGCCGAGCATCTCGCCGACCGCCCGCCTTATCGCCTCTCCGGCGGCGAGAAACGGACCGTCGCGATCGCGACGGTCCTGTCGATGCAGCCGCAGATTCTCGTCATGGATGAGCCGAGTACCGGTCTCGACCCAGCCGCCCGACGACGGCTCATTGAGCTTTTGGCGTCTTTTCATCATACCCGGATTATCGCCACCCACGATCTCGACCTGGTACTCGACCTCTGCACGCGCACCATCGTTATTCATCAAGGCAAGGTCATGGCCGACCGGCCGACCCTGGAGATCTTCGACGATGCCGAGCTCCTGCGACGCAGCCATCTCGAAGCGCCGCTGCGCCTGCAAAGCTGTCCGGTCTGTGCCCAAAGACTGCCGCCCCGCCACGACCCGGAAGCGCATCATCACAATCATTTAGTGGAGCCGCACAGCCATGCTTAG
- the cbiQ gene encoding cobalt ECF transporter T component CbiQ, whose product MAKIESAFFDIATLDRLASRDNLLNRLDPRAKVVTTLLFVVTVVSSGKYEVSALLPFFLFPCTLIAVADLPFDYLLKKLLIAAPFALLVGVFNPFFDPAPQLYLNGFSVSGGWLSFTSIMLRFTLTVSAALILIATTSFTGVCLALERLGAPRVFVLQLLFLYRYLFVLIDEGARLNRALTLRSFSGRGRSLKVLGSLLGQLLLRTLDRAQRIHMAMLCRGFDGEVRMTRRLHIGGREVIFVGGWAGTFLLFRTHHLPQSLGRLLERFME is encoded by the coding sequence ATGGCCAAGATCGAATCCGCCTTCTTTGATATCGCCACCCTCGACCGGCTTGCCAGTCGCGATAACTTACTGAACCGTCTCGACCCCCGGGCTAAAGTCGTCACCACCCTGCTCTTTGTTGTCACGGTGGTCTCCTCCGGCAAGTACGAAGTCAGTGCCCTCCTCCCCTTCTTCCTCTTCCCCTGCACCCTCATCGCGGTGGCGGATCTTCCGTTCGATTATCTCCTGAAAAAATTACTGATCGCCGCGCCCTTTGCCTTGCTGGTCGGAGTCTTCAACCCCTTTTTCGATCCCGCTCCACAGTTATATCTGAACGGATTTTCGGTCAGTGGCGGCTGGCTCTCCTTTACCTCGATCATGCTTCGCTTCACCCTCACCGTCAGCGCCGCCCTGATTCTTATTGCCACCACCAGTTTTACCGGAGTCTGCCTCGCCCTTGAACGGCTCGGGGCACCCCGGGTCTTTGTATTGCAACTCCTCTTTTTGTATCGCTATCTCTTTGTCCTCATCGATGAAGGCGCCCGCTTGAACCGGGCACTGACCCTGCGCTCCTTTAGCGGGCGCGGGCGGAGTCTGAAGGTGCTGGGGAGTCTTCTCGGCCAACTGCTGCTGCGCACCCTGGATCGCGCCCAGCGGATTCACATGGCAATGCTCTGCCGTGGCTTCGATGGTGAAGTGCGCATGACCCGGCGGCTGCATATCGGCGGCCGCGAAGTTATCTTTGTCGGGGGCTGGGCCGGTACCTTTCTCCTCTTCCGGACCCATCATCTGCCGCAGTCCCTCGGACGGCTGCTCGAAAGGTTCATGGAATGA
- a CDS encoding cobalamin biosynthesis protein CbiM: MHMADALISPAVGATFWVASAATLACSARVLRKDSDEPRIPLMGVLAAFIFAAQMINFTIPGTGSSGHLGGGLILAILLGPWAGFLAMASVLTVQALFFADGGLLALGCNIFNLGVPTCFIAYPLVYRPLIGSNPGVNRILAVSLLAAVVGLQLGAFGVVLETTFSGVAELPFNTFVLAMQPIHLAIGIIEGLVTAAVVTFIYKARPDFIRASELEQAPALSIRQVAVSLLVVALFTGGFASWFASEYPDGLEWSLAIVSGKGELESPEHGIHSSLASLQEKTALLPDYDFKGGEGSKSGTSTAGVFGGFLTLAIVGVIALVLRKKKP; this comes from the coding sequence ATGCACATGGCAGACGCTCTCATCTCTCCGGCCGTCGGCGCGACTTTCTGGGTGGCAAGTGCCGCGACTCTCGCCTGTAGCGCCCGGGTTCTCAGGAAGGACAGCGATGAACCCCGTATTCCCCTGATGGGAGTCCTTGCCGCCTTCATCTTTGCGGCACAGATGATCAACTTTACCATCCCCGGCACCGGTTCGAGCGGACATCTCGGCGGCGGGCTGATCCTCGCCATCCTCCTCGGCCCCTGGGCCGGCTTCCTTGCCATGGCCTCAGTCCTCACCGTCCAGGCCCTCTTCTTTGCCGACGGCGGACTTTTGGCCCTCGGCTGCAACATCTTCAATCTCGGCGTGCCGACCTGCTTTATTGCCTATCCTCTCGTCTATCGGCCGCTGATCGGCAGCAATCCCGGTGTCAACCGGATCCTGGCTGTTTCCCTTCTGGCGGCAGTGGTCGGCCTGCAACTTGGCGCATTCGGTGTCGTCCTTGAAACGACCTTTTCAGGGGTGGCCGAACTCCCCTTCAATACCTTTGTCCTCGCCATGCAGCCGATCCACCTCGCTATCGGCATCATCGAAGGACTGGTCACGGCGGCGGTTGTCACCTTTATCTACAAAGCCCGTCCGGACTTTATCCGCGCCAGCGAACTGGAGCAGGCTCCGGCTCTTTCCATCAGGCAGGTCGCTGTCTCCCTGCTGGTCGTCGCCCTCTTCACCGGCGGCTTTGCCAGCTGGTTTGCCTCCGAATATCCCGATGGCCTCGAATGGTCGTTGGCAATCGTCTCGGGAAAAGGAGAGTTAGAATCACCGGAACACGGAATCCACTCCTCCCTTGCTTCTTTACAGGAAAAGACTGCACTTCTCCCCGATTATGATTTTAAGGGAGGGGAGGGGTCAAAATCCGGAACTTCAACTGCCGGCGTTTTCGGCGGATTCCTTACTCTCGCGATCGTCGGCGTTATTGCTTTGGTATTACGCAAGAAAAAACCATAA